Proteins encoded within one genomic window of Hemiscyllium ocellatum isolate sHemOce1 chromosome 1, sHemOce1.pat.X.cur, whole genome shotgun sequence:
- the snx18a gene encoding sorting nexin-18a isoform X2 — translation MALQARALYDFQSENVGEISVQEDEMLTVYSEQDIDGWLEGVNSRGERGLFPASYVQILRAASGGAAPGEAPTSRYANVPAGPGLGAGTGSTFCPPPLIQVPPAGGGGPGPGSGPGPGPGLMQLAGLQHQASGSGDEDDWDDDWDDNSTVADEPLSGSGGGGGGGGLGFSPELDGPGRYKVSTGARAGGGGGGGGGSSGSSKSTATVSRNLNRFSTFVKSGGEAFILGEAAGFVKDGDRICVVSGPHGPEWQEDPYPFSCSIDEPTKQTKFKGIKSYISYRVVPSHTQSPVNRRYKHFDWLYGRLVEKFPVISVPHIPEKQATGRFEEDFISKRKKGLILWMSHMTSHPVLARCDVFQHFLTCSDEKAWKQGKRKAEKDDMVGGNFFLTLSTPASPLDLQEVESRVDGFKSFTKRMDESVFQLSHTANEFARKQAVGFKKEYQKVGTSFRLLSQAFEMDQQPFSAGLNRAIAFTGDAYDAIGELFAEQPKQDIDPIVDLLALYQGHLTNFPDIIHVQKGAAPFIGEQKDLGSEYMD, via the coding sequence ATGGCGCTGCAGGCTCGGGCTCTCTATGACTTCCAGAGCGAGAACGTGGGTGAGATCTCGGTGCAGGAGGATGAGATGCTGACCGTTTACAGCGAGCAGGACATTGATGGCTGGCTGGAGGGGGTCAACAGCCGGGGGGAGAGGGGACTCTTCCCGGCCTCCTATGTGCAGATCCTGCGGGCGGCGAGCGGCGGGGCAGCGCCCGGAGAAGCCCCCACCTCCCGTTACGCTAATGTCCCGGCGGGGCCCGGCCTGGGAGCGGGGACGGGCAGCACCTTCTGCCCCCCGCCCCTCATCCAAGTGCCGCCGGCAGGAGGGGGAGGCCCCGGGCCGGGGTccgggcctgggcctgggcctggccTGATGCAGCTGGCCGGCCTCCAACACCAGGCGTCGGGGAGCGGCGACGAAGACGATTGGGACGACGACTGGGACGACAACTCGACGGTGGCGGACGAGCCGCTGTCAGGCTCCGGTGGAggaggcggcggcggcggccTGGGTTTCTCCCCGGAGCTGGACGGCCCAGGCCGGTATAAAGTGAGCACGGGGGCCCGGGccggaggaggaggaggcggcGGTGGCGGATCGTCCGGCTCCTCCAAGAGCACGGCGACCGTCAGCCGCAACCTGAACCGCTTCTCGACCTTCGTCAAGTCCGGCGGCGAGGCGTTCATCCTGGGGGAGGCGGCGGGCTTCGTCAAGGACGGCGACCGGATCTGCGTGGTGAGCGGGCCGCACGGCCCCGAGTGGCAGGAGGACCCTTACCCGTTCAGCTGCTCCATCGACGAGCCGACCAAGCAGACCAAGTTCAAGGGCATCAAGAGCTACATCTCGTACCGCGTGGTGCCCAGCCACACCCAGAGCCCGGTCAACCGCCGCTACAAACACTTCGACTGGCTGTACGGCCGCCTGGTGGAGAAGTTCCCGGTGATCTCGGTGCCCCACATCCCGGAGAAGCAGGCCACCGGCCGCTTCGAGGAGGACTTCATCTCCAAGCGCAAGAAGGGCCTGATCCTGTGGATGAGCCACATGACGAGCCACCCGGTGCTGGCCCGCTGCGAcgtcttccagcacttcctcaccTGCAGCGACGAGAAGGCCTGGAAGCAGGGCAAGCGCAAGGCCGAGAAGGACGACATGGTGGGCGGCAACTTCTTCCTGACCCTCAGCACCCCGGCCAGCCCGCTGGACCTGCAGGAGGTCGAGAGCCGCGTCGACGGCTTCAAGAGCTTCACCAAGCGCATGGACGAGAGCGTCTTCCAGCTGAGCCACACCGCCAACGAGTTCGCCCGCAAGCAGGCGGTGGGCTTCAAGAAGGAGTACCAGAAGGTGGGCACCTCGTTCCGCCTGCTGAGCCAGGCCTTCGAGATGGACCAGCAGCCTTTCTCGGCGGGGCTCAACCGCGCCATCGCCTTCACCGGCGACGCCTACGATGCTATCGGAGAACTTTTCGCAGAACAGCCCAAACAAGACATAGACCCGATCGTGGACTTATTAGCACTTTACCAGGGGCACCTGACCAACTTCCCCGATATCATCCACGTCCAGAAAG
- the snx18a gene encoding sorting nexin-18a isoform X5: MALQARALYDFQSENVGEISVQEDEMLTVYSEQDIDGWLEGVNSRGERGLFPASYVQILRAASGGAAPGEAPTSRYANVPAGPGLGAGTGSTFCPPPLIQVPPAGGGGPGPGSGPGPGPGLMQLAGLQHQASGSGDEDDWDDDWDDNSTVADEPLSGSGGGGGGGGLGFSPELDGPGRYKVSTGARAGGGGGGGGGSSGSSKSTATVSRNLNRFSTFVKSGGEAFILGEAAGFVKDGDRICVVSGPHGPEWQEDPYPFSCSIDEPTKQTKFKGIKSYISYRVVPSHTQSPVNRRYKHFDWLYGRLVEKFPVISVPHIPEKQATGRFEEDFISKRKKGLILWMSHMTSHPVLARCDVFQHFLTCSDEKAWKQGKRKAEKDDMVGGNFFLTLSTPASPLDLQEVESRVDGFKSFTKRMDESVFQLSHTANEFARKQAVGFKKEYQKVGTSFRLLSQAFEMDQQPFSAGLNRAIAFTGDAYDAIGELFAEQPKQDIDPIVDLLALYQGHLTNFPDIIHVQKDAA, translated from the coding sequence ATGGCGCTGCAGGCTCGGGCTCTCTATGACTTCCAGAGCGAGAACGTGGGTGAGATCTCGGTGCAGGAGGATGAGATGCTGACCGTTTACAGCGAGCAGGACATTGATGGCTGGCTGGAGGGGGTCAACAGCCGGGGGGAGAGGGGACTCTTCCCGGCCTCCTATGTGCAGATCCTGCGGGCGGCGAGCGGCGGGGCAGCGCCCGGAGAAGCCCCCACCTCCCGTTACGCTAATGTCCCGGCGGGGCCCGGCCTGGGAGCGGGGACGGGCAGCACCTTCTGCCCCCCGCCCCTCATCCAAGTGCCGCCGGCAGGAGGGGGAGGCCCCGGGCCGGGGTccgggcctgggcctgggcctggccTGATGCAGCTGGCCGGCCTCCAACACCAGGCGTCGGGGAGCGGCGACGAAGACGATTGGGACGACGACTGGGACGACAACTCGACGGTGGCGGACGAGCCGCTGTCAGGCTCCGGTGGAggaggcggcggcggcggccTGGGTTTCTCCCCGGAGCTGGACGGCCCAGGCCGGTATAAAGTGAGCACGGGGGCCCGGGccggaggaggaggaggcggcGGTGGCGGATCGTCCGGCTCCTCCAAGAGCACGGCGACCGTCAGCCGCAACCTGAACCGCTTCTCGACCTTCGTCAAGTCCGGCGGCGAGGCGTTCATCCTGGGGGAGGCGGCGGGCTTCGTCAAGGACGGCGACCGGATCTGCGTGGTGAGCGGGCCGCACGGCCCCGAGTGGCAGGAGGACCCTTACCCGTTCAGCTGCTCCATCGACGAGCCGACCAAGCAGACCAAGTTCAAGGGCATCAAGAGCTACATCTCGTACCGCGTGGTGCCCAGCCACACCCAGAGCCCGGTCAACCGCCGCTACAAACACTTCGACTGGCTGTACGGCCGCCTGGTGGAGAAGTTCCCGGTGATCTCGGTGCCCCACATCCCGGAGAAGCAGGCCACCGGCCGCTTCGAGGAGGACTTCATCTCCAAGCGCAAGAAGGGCCTGATCCTGTGGATGAGCCACATGACGAGCCACCCGGTGCTGGCCCGCTGCGAcgtcttccagcacttcctcaccTGCAGCGACGAGAAGGCCTGGAAGCAGGGCAAGCGCAAGGCCGAGAAGGACGACATGGTGGGCGGCAACTTCTTCCTGACCCTCAGCACCCCGGCCAGCCCGCTGGACCTGCAGGAGGTCGAGAGCCGCGTCGACGGCTTCAAGAGCTTCACCAAGCGCATGGACGAGAGCGTCTTCCAGCTGAGCCACACCGCCAACGAGTTCGCCCGCAAGCAGGCGGTGGGCTTCAAGAAGGAGTACCAGAAGGTGGGCACCTCGTTCCGCCTGCTGAGCCAGGCCTTCGAGATGGACCAGCAGCCTTTCTCGGCGGGGCTCAACCGCGCCATCGCCTTCACCGGCGACGCCTACGATGCTATCGGAGAACTTTTCGCAGAACAGCCCAAACAAGACATAGACCCGATCGTGGACTTATTAGCACTTTACCAGGGGCACCTGACCAACTTCCCCGATATCATCCACGTCCAGAAAG
- the snx18a gene encoding sorting nexin-18a isoform X4 produces the protein MALQARALYDFQSENVGEISVQEDEMLTVYSEQDIDGWLEGVNSRGERGLFPASYVQILRAASGGAAPGEAPTSRYANVPAGPGLGAGTGSTFCPPPLIQVPPAGGGGPGPGSGPGPGPGLMQLAGLQHQASGSGDEDDWDDDWDDNSTVADEPLSGSGGGGGGGGLGFSPELDGPGRYKVSTGARAGGGGGGGGGSSGSSKSTATVSRNLNRFSTFVKSGGEAFILGEAAGFVKDGDRICVVSGPHGPEWQEDPYPFSCSIDEPTKQTKFKGIKSYISYRVVPSHTQSPVNRRYKHFDWLYGRLVEKFPVISVPHIPEKQATGRFEEDFISKRKKGLILWMSHMTSHPVLARCDVFQHFLTCSDEKAWKQGKRKAEKDDMVGGNFFLTLSTPASPLDLQEVESRVDGFKSFTKRMDESVFQLSHTANEFARKQAVGFKKEYQKVGTSFRLLSQAFEMDQQPFSAGLNRAIAFTGDAYDAIGELFAEQPKQDIDPIVDLLALYQGHLTNFPDIIHVQKVCF, from the coding sequence ATGGCGCTGCAGGCTCGGGCTCTCTATGACTTCCAGAGCGAGAACGTGGGTGAGATCTCGGTGCAGGAGGATGAGATGCTGACCGTTTACAGCGAGCAGGACATTGATGGCTGGCTGGAGGGGGTCAACAGCCGGGGGGAGAGGGGACTCTTCCCGGCCTCCTATGTGCAGATCCTGCGGGCGGCGAGCGGCGGGGCAGCGCCCGGAGAAGCCCCCACCTCCCGTTACGCTAATGTCCCGGCGGGGCCCGGCCTGGGAGCGGGGACGGGCAGCACCTTCTGCCCCCCGCCCCTCATCCAAGTGCCGCCGGCAGGAGGGGGAGGCCCCGGGCCGGGGTccgggcctgggcctgggcctggccTGATGCAGCTGGCCGGCCTCCAACACCAGGCGTCGGGGAGCGGCGACGAAGACGATTGGGACGACGACTGGGACGACAACTCGACGGTGGCGGACGAGCCGCTGTCAGGCTCCGGTGGAggaggcggcggcggcggccTGGGTTTCTCCCCGGAGCTGGACGGCCCAGGCCGGTATAAAGTGAGCACGGGGGCCCGGGccggaggaggaggaggcggcGGTGGCGGATCGTCCGGCTCCTCCAAGAGCACGGCGACCGTCAGCCGCAACCTGAACCGCTTCTCGACCTTCGTCAAGTCCGGCGGCGAGGCGTTCATCCTGGGGGAGGCGGCGGGCTTCGTCAAGGACGGCGACCGGATCTGCGTGGTGAGCGGGCCGCACGGCCCCGAGTGGCAGGAGGACCCTTACCCGTTCAGCTGCTCCATCGACGAGCCGACCAAGCAGACCAAGTTCAAGGGCATCAAGAGCTACATCTCGTACCGCGTGGTGCCCAGCCACACCCAGAGCCCGGTCAACCGCCGCTACAAACACTTCGACTGGCTGTACGGCCGCCTGGTGGAGAAGTTCCCGGTGATCTCGGTGCCCCACATCCCGGAGAAGCAGGCCACCGGCCGCTTCGAGGAGGACTTCATCTCCAAGCGCAAGAAGGGCCTGATCCTGTGGATGAGCCACATGACGAGCCACCCGGTGCTGGCCCGCTGCGAcgtcttccagcacttcctcaccTGCAGCGACGAGAAGGCCTGGAAGCAGGGCAAGCGCAAGGCCGAGAAGGACGACATGGTGGGCGGCAACTTCTTCCTGACCCTCAGCACCCCGGCCAGCCCGCTGGACCTGCAGGAGGTCGAGAGCCGCGTCGACGGCTTCAAGAGCTTCACCAAGCGCATGGACGAGAGCGTCTTCCAGCTGAGCCACACCGCCAACGAGTTCGCCCGCAAGCAGGCGGTGGGCTTCAAGAAGGAGTACCAGAAGGTGGGCACCTCGTTCCGCCTGCTGAGCCAGGCCTTCGAGATGGACCAGCAGCCTTTCTCGGCGGGGCTCAACCGCGCCATCGCCTTCACCGGCGACGCCTACGATGCTATCGGAGAACTTTTCGCAGAACAGCCCAAACAAGACATAGACCCGATCGTGGACTTATTAGCACTTTACCAGGGGCACCTGACCAACTTCCCCGATATCATCCACGTCCAGAAAG
- the snx18a gene encoding sorting nexin-18a isoform X3 — protein MALQARALYDFQSENVGEISVQEDEMLTVYSEQDIDGWLEGVNSRGERGLFPASYVQILRAASGGAAPGEAPTSRYANVPAGPGLGAGTGSTFCPPPLIQVPPAGGGGPGPGSGPGPGPGLMQLAGLQHQASGSGDEDDWDDDWDDNSTVADEPLSGSGGGGGGGGLGFSPELDGPGRYKVSTGARAGGGGGGGGGSSGSSKSTATVSRNLNRFSTFVKSGGEAFILGEAAGFVKDGDRICVVSGPHGPEWQEDPYPFSCSIDEPTKQTKFKGIKSYISYRVVPSHTQSPVNRRYKHFDWLYGRLVEKFPVISVPHIPEKQATGRFEEDFISKRKKGLILWMSHMTSHPVLARCDVFQHFLTCSDEKAWKQGKRKAEKDDMVGGNFFLTLSTPASPLDLQEVESRVDGFKSFTKRMDESVFQLSHTANEFARKQAVGFKKEYQKVGTSFRLLSQAFEMDQQPFSAGLNRAIAFTGDAYDAIGELFAEQPKQDIDPIVDLLALYQGHLTNFPDIIHVQKAKNESGRD, from the coding sequence ATGGCGCTGCAGGCTCGGGCTCTCTATGACTTCCAGAGCGAGAACGTGGGTGAGATCTCGGTGCAGGAGGATGAGATGCTGACCGTTTACAGCGAGCAGGACATTGATGGCTGGCTGGAGGGGGTCAACAGCCGGGGGGAGAGGGGACTCTTCCCGGCCTCCTATGTGCAGATCCTGCGGGCGGCGAGCGGCGGGGCAGCGCCCGGAGAAGCCCCCACCTCCCGTTACGCTAATGTCCCGGCGGGGCCCGGCCTGGGAGCGGGGACGGGCAGCACCTTCTGCCCCCCGCCCCTCATCCAAGTGCCGCCGGCAGGAGGGGGAGGCCCCGGGCCGGGGTccgggcctgggcctgggcctggccTGATGCAGCTGGCCGGCCTCCAACACCAGGCGTCGGGGAGCGGCGACGAAGACGATTGGGACGACGACTGGGACGACAACTCGACGGTGGCGGACGAGCCGCTGTCAGGCTCCGGTGGAggaggcggcggcggcggccTGGGTTTCTCCCCGGAGCTGGACGGCCCAGGCCGGTATAAAGTGAGCACGGGGGCCCGGGccggaggaggaggaggcggcGGTGGCGGATCGTCCGGCTCCTCCAAGAGCACGGCGACCGTCAGCCGCAACCTGAACCGCTTCTCGACCTTCGTCAAGTCCGGCGGCGAGGCGTTCATCCTGGGGGAGGCGGCGGGCTTCGTCAAGGACGGCGACCGGATCTGCGTGGTGAGCGGGCCGCACGGCCCCGAGTGGCAGGAGGACCCTTACCCGTTCAGCTGCTCCATCGACGAGCCGACCAAGCAGACCAAGTTCAAGGGCATCAAGAGCTACATCTCGTACCGCGTGGTGCCCAGCCACACCCAGAGCCCGGTCAACCGCCGCTACAAACACTTCGACTGGCTGTACGGCCGCCTGGTGGAGAAGTTCCCGGTGATCTCGGTGCCCCACATCCCGGAGAAGCAGGCCACCGGCCGCTTCGAGGAGGACTTCATCTCCAAGCGCAAGAAGGGCCTGATCCTGTGGATGAGCCACATGACGAGCCACCCGGTGCTGGCCCGCTGCGAcgtcttccagcacttcctcaccTGCAGCGACGAGAAGGCCTGGAAGCAGGGCAAGCGCAAGGCCGAGAAGGACGACATGGTGGGCGGCAACTTCTTCCTGACCCTCAGCACCCCGGCCAGCCCGCTGGACCTGCAGGAGGTCGAGAGCCGCGTCGACGGCTTCAAGAGCTTCACCAAGCGCATGGACGAGAGCGTCTTCCAGCTGAGCCACACCGCCAACGAGTTCGCCCGCAAGCAGGCGGTGGGCTTCAAGAAGGAGTACCAGAAGGTGGGCACCTCGTTCCGCCTGCTGAGCCAGGCCTTCGAGATGGACCAGCAGCCTTTCTCGGCGGGGCTCAACCGCGCCATCGCCTTCACCGGCGACGCCTACGATGCTATCGGAGAACTTTTCGCAGAACAGCCCAAACAAGACATAGACCCGATCGTGGACTTATTAGCACTTTACCAGGGGCACCTGACCAACTTCCCCGATATCATCCACGTCCAGAAAG